The Apium graveolens cultivar Ventura chromosome 10, ASM990537v1, whole genome shotgun sequence nucleotide sequence CTACCAATTTATCAAATAAAAAAAGTTTTAAGACTTTTAAATACTatcaaattttaataatttttttaaaattcaaattgaaCACAGATATTTTTTTagtatattttttaaaatttaaacgGAAAAAACTAGCATTGAACGTTTTACAATAATCATTAAATACcaacataatttaaaatatttataaaatataaaataaatatattttaatttggATTACAATACATAAATCTACAAAATATTCAATTTTGATTCTcaatttttgttttaaaataaaaatctcaTGACTTTAACATTTTTTCATCTCTTGTTAGTAAATTTTATGTTCCTTTGTTTCTAGAgcaatatatttttttttatagtTTTTCTATAAACTATTCCGATTACATTTTTATAGGTTTTTCCTAAATTATTTCCATTACATTTTTGATAGAGTGGACAGTTTGATATAAGATATTAATGTCCTATATTTAGGTGTTAAAATGTTATATATGGCACAAAAATTGAAATATATAGATATAATTAAATTTCGGGCTAGCAGGTAATTGTAGAGAGGGATTGAATATATTTACAAAAGTTTAAAACTACTTATAACAAATTAAAACTACTTTTAATAAAATTGATCAAAGTGCTTAAGATTATAAGTCATATTTGTTAAAAAAAAACTACTTATAATATATTTGTACGAGAACTGTAAGTAAAATGCAAAGTGAAACTCAAATatacaagatatatattttatattgAAAATTTTAGTTGATGTTATAGGTTATGTGATCctattaaaaaatttaattaatGTTATAGGTTATGTGATGgtattaaaaaatttaattgaTGTTATAGGTATGAATGCATATGTCTATTTTCATATAATAATATATCCTTAACATCTtgtaattattttgataattaattttataccatatatatatataaattataaaatataaaagcATCTCCGGGTGCAAAATTTTTAGCTAAATTATCTGTGGAATGTGACATCTATGTGTTAATATTTAGTTATTATGTAAAATTTTAAGCACTTCAGTCATAATTTGGTTCCAAATTAGTTGAAATGGGAAGAATATTATTGAAGAAATTTATGTGAATGTAAGAgttcattattattattaaaaataatattactGGATGGAGTGTTTATTTTACATAATTCTTGCTTTATGATATTTTATTTAACATTGATTCTACTATGTTCTAAACACATGAATTTAAGGTCCCTTGGAAATGAATGGCATAAATGAAGAATTACCAGAGGGGCATGCGAGAGTCGAGAAGAAGAAAGTAGAGGTGTGTTTTAGTAGCATAATTAATTCAAAGTAGAGACTGATCTGTTAAGAATATGAATAATATCATATGGTAAAAAAATTGTTTCATATCTCATCAGAATCAGCTGCTGAGTTGAACTCTTTTGAAACACCTGATGCTCTGCATGTATCCAAACGTGATGTGAATGATGGTATAAGTGAAATATAATTCTGAATTCTCTGTCACTTGCTCCATCCTCCCCTTCTCATTTGCTCCTGAAATTTGCTAAAGAAGCAGGAGTACATATTAATTAATTTCTTTCTGGGTACAGAGGTGATGAAgttaattaaatatttatctaaTAATATTTCTTTATGATAAATAAACAACTTTTTGCCTTTTTTTAGCGAGCAGGTAAAGTAGTGAATGTCAAGGATGAACAGGATTTGGTATATAATTCAAAGGGCTGGTAGTACAGATACCCTTCCATAAAAGTAATGTTGCAGTTGTTTGGGTTAATACACTTTTTAGGAGTTGGACAGAAAATTAACTAAACTTTCCAAAGCTCTATATGAAGTTCCATCTTTTTTTATACTATCTAGTGCTACTTTACTCAACTCTCTTTTCTTACTCGTTTTTCGTCACTCACTGATCTAACCACCAACTGAGCCAGTTCATCCGGATTCGGAATTGTTTTTTCCCCCTCACACACTCTCGTTCCCAGCTCAAGCTCATCCAACAAATCAGCATTTGCAAACTGATCAGCCCTCATTGGCCAAGTCAGCATTGGCACGCCGGCTACAATCGACTCTAGTACAGAGTTCCACCCACAATGAGTTAAGAACGCTCCCACGGCTGGGTGTCTCAGTATCAGTACCTGAGGTGACCACCCTTTCACAATGAATCCCCCTCCCAGCCACACGATCTTCGAATCCAGATGGAATCATTCCGTACTCCCCTGCCTCGTGTCCCTTAGTCGGGTCCTTGTATGCCCAAACAAACTTAACTCCGCTATTCTCTAATCCCATGCCCAGCATTTCCATTTGCTTATTCGTCAACACGGCTTGACTTCCAAAACACACATATATGACTGTCTTTTCCTCAAATTGATCAAGCCATGATTTCATTCCATCACCTAAAATTTCAGTTGAACCACCTCGTCCCAAACCTACTTCCAGAGGGAGCAATGGTCCAACTGCCCATAACCGATCATGACCTAAAAACTTTTGCATATTTTCCAAATAAACTTGTTCCAGATCAGTAAATGAGTTAAACACTAGTCCATGACTCGCTATATTCCCCATGAAAGAATCTTTGGCAGCTTCTGATTGCGGATCCCCCTCAACATAATATCGGAATGCTAACGGTATCTTCCACCAGGGGTATGATGGACAATTTGGAATTTCACTTAACTTAATCAATTCATTGTCATCAGATGGATCATTTCTTTTTGGCATATCCCGCCATAGACTATATACAACCGACAAAGCCAAAGCTCCTGATGGCGAGAAAGCAAATCGAGAAATCTTCAACTCACAGGCAAGCCGGTCAGTCCAACCAAGAAACATATCAGAAACAATAGCCACGGGTGGCGAGGGGTGGTTTTGAAACCAATCAACTATAGGATCATAAAGATCAGCTAAGGCCATCATCAAAAATCGGGAGGCGCTGGATGGGAGATCACGCACGTTCTCCACGCCTGCAAGAAGAGTAGAGTAATTGGCTGGAAAAGGCAAAACAAGGGGATGGACAGATACAGGGTGGTTTTTAATAAGTTGACTGAGATACTGCAGGTTCTTGGGGGGTTACAAGAATGGTGATGGTCAAGTTACGAAGAGCGAGTTGGTGAGTGAGGTCTAGGAGAGGTAACATATGACCCAGGGCAGGATAAGGGAAGACCAGGATATGTGCTCCTGGTTCTGTGAGTGTCCTCGTGTTGTTGTAAAGAGAAAGAGAATTGGATGATATAAGGATATATGCAGAAACTGATCTTATTAGTTAAGGCAGGTAGAGTTTTCATGTTAATATAAGCATACAACTGTGTTTTCTTTTAAAGAAGTCAAGTGTGTATTATTTGTGTGTAGTCTATGACATTTAAAATACTTACTAATATTTGCCATCTGCTGTTTTGTTTATTTGGTTTATATTCAATTCATTGTGTATATACTAGTCTAATCTACGTGAGAAAGGTCATAATTAGCACCAAAAAAAATAAGTGAGAAAGGTCACAGTTTCAAGCTGATGTATGCTACCAAATTATTCCGCATAAACAAAGTTCTATGAAATTGTCAAACAGCAACTACAGTGATGTAAAATAAGGTTCAGTGAGTAAGACACACCAGGATATGTACTTTACACAAGTTGGGAGCACTCCAAATTGAACGAATCAAACAAGGAATCTATTCTTCAGGTGACACACTGATTTTTTTGGGGAGACTCCTTCAGCAAAGTACCTCGAGAGAAATTGCGGACAAAGAGCACAACAATCAAATATTGATGACTGATGAGTAACGTAAAGTTACAAAAAAACAATGTAAAGATATTCTGCTTACTTTCAATAAAAGACATTCATATAGATAACTTCTAATCTGTATGTAAATAAGGTATTCTTTTCTATGTTAGCAAATTATGACATGGAATGAAGGAATACTTGTACTTTCACTAACCGATCAAACAAATATAGCCTACATGTTGCAAAACAAAATATACTTCTATAAAATATAGCCTGTATGTACTCTTTTTTTTTTGTATTCATCTTCTTTACACTTCAGTATATTTGTTGTAGATACCTGTGAAAATTAAATGTAGGACAACTATAAAGGGGGCACAAAAAGTACAAATAAACCAACTTTAGGTTGGGCACAAGAGATACGTAATTAAAATTTAAAGAGTAACATTGATCACAATTTAAGGTTGTACACATAATTTGGCTCCAAACATACTATGAACAAAGTTTCCAAGATACATATCAAGCAAAAGTCCTAATACCTAATATTTCGAATTCAAAGTTGCAGAGACAAATCAGTCAGAATCAAATTGCAAAAAATTATAGGTAATCACATATGTTGTAACTTTTAACCCACGGCCCATAATCAACAGCATCAAAAGGGTATTTTAAGCTTCTTATCTGCGCTCTTGACGAAGCTCTAGAAAATTCCAAAACCTCTTCTAATACTTTAAATGCTTCATCCTTTTCCATGTTGTACTTACGGTGAATGAACATTGTTTTGAGTAATGGGGAGTGGGCAAGTATAAACTTGACTAGCTCCAACTCTGCTTTAAGACCTTGAAAATGACTAAACGTGACAACTTCAAGATGATCTGCGATACAATCCTGAAAATGATCTGCAGTAATTTCCTGAAAATCTTCTTCCGGATAATCTTCAAAATTCTCTACTTCGGGATCTGGGTAAACCTGATAAAGAGAATATATTCTAGGATTGTCAAACAGGAGCTATAGAAATACAAAATATTTGAAGTGCGTATACTTCACCGTATACTTCACCGATATATGTAGTTTGCACAAGTTGGGAGCACTCCGAATCTAAATAGTGGCAAACCACTCTCATGTACAATGGCACACTTGTGACTTTGACATTTTGACACATGCCGTGCAAAAATGTTAACAAAAAATTATAGCACAATactatattttttataaaatttagcaTAAATTATAGTATTGTGCTATTTTAACCCAAAGTTTAGCGTATCATTGGATTGAGATTTTTTTACTTTTTGTTCTATATTATAATTATAGCACAAGATATAATACACCATTGTACATGTTCTTAcacaatattttttaaaaatacacTCCAATTGGCAAACTCAATAGTTGTCAATATGATCCTTACATTAATACAATAAAAATAAATTGAgaatttgaaaatgaaaatgagttagaatattttttttaacaaaaattgaATTTAATTAAATGAGGAAGTTGTCAAATTTTGGCAATCTTTTAGTAACCGATAACTTCAATAGGTTAACAAAAAAGAATGGTATGACACATGAGCATCGGCAACCCGAAGATGCTCTTCAGCCCTAATTCTAAATAAACAGATAGCATTGTAACAAAACAACTCTACTTGAGAAAATGTTAACGCAATACTCGTGTTTTGTAACATCCGCCCCCATAATGTTTTGAACGTGATCAACAACTCAGCTGCTTCATTATatagtagtatacttcaacgtgACAACAGAAAAATACATTAAATTGTCTGATGATTCATTCAACTGCTATGGCTTAATTTGTTCCTCAAAACTTTGCGGAAAAAACAAGCACAATGTTGTGTACATCAATAAAGAACAACTCTTTGCTTTATAAAAATGTAAAAGTCAGTGTAAGTTCCTAGATCGATTCTTGTGAAGGACACACCTTGCAACTCTTCCTACAATATCCCTTCTCAACCTTGGAACCAACCATGTAATGAGGATTTCTTTCGCATTCACCTGCAGCAGCCCACATAGCACAGTTCTCATTTTCATCAGTGCAGACCTCGTTTGCGGGTTGCGGTCTGTCAAACGATCTGACATGAATCCACTTGGTAGCAGACCACTTCTCACCCTCAATCACTGGACAACTCCCATGCAAGCTCAATGAATCTGTCCTTGCATCAGGATGGAGACTGAAAAAGAGCAAAGCATCGCCCTTTTGAGGCTTCACTGCTAATATTACATATGACATGTCAGAACCACGACTTCTTAAAGTAATACTAATAGCCAACCTCTATAGTTCAAAACAAATAGAACAATGTAACGATGTTCTGGATCATTACTTCCCATGGAGCTGAAATAAGAAACGTTACCTGAGTAACCATTCTTAGCACAATCAGACATACTATCATCCTTTGTCTTAGTGTCTTCCTACAAAAGTATACATGATTGCAATTAGCTTATAGGGAGAAAACAAGAAGACTACAAATACCTATACCATTACCCAATTAAGAAAATTACCTCCGATCTAGGGAAAACTGTTTCCCCACCTCTCTCAACATTAGACAGATACATTAGTACTGTGGCCACCCTGTGACCTCCCAACTCCTGATTGGCCTTGTCACGGAAAAAATCATAATGTGGCTCGTACTTCTCACCATGCTCATAATGCAGTACTTGCATAGCTTCTCCATTTTCTGGTTACGACATTGTTAATCAGATACCCAAATGAATTTCTAGTCCTTGGATAAAATATGAAAGTGTAAATTTAATAAACACAAAATTTTACCTACAGGAAGAAATGTCCAAGCAGCTATGCGTGATTCAATGCCAGAAACTACTTCATCCTACATGTTAACATTATGGTTACCAATTTATAAGATGGAATAATTCTATAAAGTAGATGCAGTGAGTTGATTCTACTATATAGCCAACAAGATGAGAAGAGGGCACACAACCAAATCCTTAACCTGAAGCTTTCTTGTATCTTTAGGCCAGTTAATACAAAATGTAAAAACACatcagaaattagggaaaatcttTATAACTTACATTTTTACATATACTATACAAAGCTCGTAACAATCTCAACACTATCCCAAGGTAGACAACTTAATATATCACTATTGACGACTTTCAGGAAAAGTAGTGGATACAACAGAACTAACCTGAGCTTTCATTAGAAACATGCCAGAGCTCGTCCGGACGTCACTCGCAATACTTTCACCAGAGTCATTGTCAGCAACCATAGACTTCTCCAGCTTGTCCTTGGCCTTCCCAAAACATCCAAATCAAGCAAAAGAAAAACATTCTTTAATTTTTAAAACACtaacaaaaaaaaattcaaatacataaataatttttttccAAAAAACGTCAAATTGCCCTAGACAACCTGAACAACAATAGTTCCAGAAAGAAAATAAAAACTGAAAGCACATGGTGGTCATTTGTGAACCCAAAGACTAACCAGAAGAATTAGATGATCACACTCCTCATCTGTTAGAAAATTCTTGTACAAAAAAGCCCTGTGTGCTTCAATTAACAGATCTATAAGATTCTTCCGAT carries:
- the LOC141688889 gene encoding putative prolyl 4-hydroxylase 6 isoform X2, which gives rise to MKYESYTSPFNNGFANGLGESGISVALVVTNFSLHSFGWRQSRNMQKGSALEMISGGVFSATFDPTRVIQLSWRPRAFLYKNFLTDEECDHLILLAKDKLEKSMVADNDSGESIASDVRTSSGMFLMKAQDEVVSGIESRIAAWTFLPVENGEAMQVLHYEHGEKYEPHYDFFRDKANQELGGHRVATVLMYLSNVERGGETVFPRSEEDTKTKDDSMSDCAKNGYSVKPQKGDALLFFSLHPDARTDSLSLHGSCPVIEGEKWSATKWIHVRSFDRPQPANEVCTDENENCAMWAAAGECERNPHYMVGSKVEKGYCRKSCKVCPSQESI
- the LOC141688889 gene encoding putative prolyl 4-hydroxylase 6 isoform X1, which translates into the protein MKYESYTSPFNNGFANGLGESGISVALVVTNFSLHSFGWRQSRNMQKGSALEMISGGVFSATFDPTRVIQLSWRPRAFLYKNFLTDEECDHLILLAKDKLEKSMVADNDSGESIASDVRTSSGMFLMKAQDEVVSGIESRIAAWTFLPVENGEAMQVLHYEHGEKYEPHYDFFRDKANQELGGHRVATVLMYLSNVERGGETVFPRSEEDTKTKDDSMSDCAKNGYSAVKPQKGDALLFFSLHPDARTDSLSLHGSCPVIEGEKWSATKWIHVRSFDRPQPANEVCTDENENCAMWAAAGECERNPHYMVGSKVEKGYCRKSCKVCPSQESI
- the LOC141688889 gene encoding putative prolyl 4-hydroxylase 7 isoform X5, which encodes MQKGSALEMISGGVFSATFDPTRVIQLSWRPRAFLYKNFLTDEECDHLILLAKDKLEKSMVADNDSGESIASDVRTSSGMFLMKAQDEVVSGIESRIAAWTFLPVENGEAMQVLHYEHGEKYEPHYDFFRDKANQELGGHRVATVLMYLSNVERGGETVFPRSEEDTKTKDDSMSDCAKNGYSAVKPQKGDALLFFSLHPDARTDSLSLHGSCPVIEGEKWSATKWIHVRSFDRPQPANEVCTDENENCAMWAAAGECERNPHYMVGSKVEKGYCRKSCKVCPSQESI
- the LOC141688889 gene encoding putative prolyl 4-hydroxylase 7 isoform X4, with protein sequence MAPKQKYVCMQKGSALEMISGGVFSATFDPTRVIQLSWRPRAFLYKNFLTDEECDHLILLAKDKLEKSMVADNDSGESIASDVRTSSGMFLMKAQDEVVSGIESRIAAWTFLPVENGEAMQVLHYEHGEKYEPHYDFFRDKANQELGGHRVATVLMYLSNVERGGETVFPRSEEDTKTKDDSMSDCAKNGYSAVKPQKGDALLFFSLHPDARTDSLSLHGSCPVIEGEKWSATKWIHVRSFDRPQPANEVCTDENENCAMWAAAGECERNPHYMVGSKVEKGYCRKSCKVCPSQESI
- the LOC141688889 gene encoding putative prolyl 4-hydroxylase 6 isoform X3, with the translated sequence MDLHQTLFVGFLFFVLFLSHPALHSFGWRQSRNMQKGSALEMISGGVFSATFDPTRVIQLSWRPRAFLYKNFLTDEECDHLILLAKDKLEKSMVADNDSGESIASDVRTSSGMFLMKAQDEVVSGIESRIAAWTFLPVENGEAMQVLHYEHGEKYEPHYDFFRDKANQELGGHRVATVLMYLSNVERGGETVFPRSEEDTKTKDDSMSDCAKNGYSAVKPQKGDALLFFSLHPDARTDSLSLHGSCPVIEGEKWSATKWIHVRSFDRPQPANEVCTDENENCAMWAAAGECERNPHYMVGSKVEKGYCRKSCKVCPSQESI